The Rhodococcus sp. X156 genome window below encodes:
- the nuoB gene encoding NADH-quinone oxidoreductase subunit NuoB, protein MQTTVEVAGVALTVQVLDLGLACCGVEVMAALQDGSRTPLTQAEPPPGAPTAQVLVVSGTVTDVLAGAVRAAYERLPEPRYVVSIGACCATGGPYWDSYSVTKGVDQLVPVHVSVPGCPPRPEAVLDGLRALAPVVLAERAAA, encoded by the coding sequence GTGCAGACAACGGTCGAGGTGGCAGGCGTGGCGCTCACGGTGCAGGTGCTCGACCTGGGCCTGGCCTGCTGCGGGGTGGAGGTGATGGCGGCCCTGCAGGACGGCTCCCGCACCCCGCTCACCCAGGCCGAGCCGCCGCCCGGTGCGCCCACCGCACAGGTGCTGGTGGTGTCCGGGACCGTCACCGACGTGCTGGCCGGCGCCGTGCGCGCGGCCTACGAGCGGCTGCCCGAACCTCGCTACGTGGTATCCATCGGGGCGTGCTGCGCCACCGGTGGTCCGTACTGGGACTCCTACAGCGTCACCAAGGGCGTGGACCAGCTGGTGCCGGTGCACGTCTCGGTGCCCGGCTGCCCGCCCCGGCCGGAGGCGGTGCTCGACGGGCTGCGTGCCCTGGCGCCGGTGGTCCTCGCGGAGCGGGCGGCGGCGTGA
- a CDS encoding enoyl-CoA hydratase produces the protein MSQPSPSVGVHTEVSDRVAVITVSDPERRNALTLQLSEDLAAAVQACEADEDVHAVVVTGAAPAFCAGADLSALGAAKEEGLRRIYAGFLAVARCTLPTVAAVNGAAVGAGLNLALAADVRLAGPRARFDARFLQLGIHPGGGMTWMLQRAVGPATARAMVLFGEICDADAAVANGLALARHEDVVAAAVQLCAAPAAAPRELVLATKATMRATGVPGALDTDLHATALAAELGPQVSSITSPEFTARLAALQQKISSKSARPQ, from the coding sequence ATGAGCCAGCCGAGCCCCAGCGTCGGGGTGCACACCGAGGTCTCCGACCGCGTCGCGGTGATCACCGTGAGCGACCCCGAGCGGCGCAACGCCCTCACCCTGCAGCTGTCCGAGGACCTGGCCGCGGCGGTGCAGGCCTGCGAGGCCGACGAGGACGTGCACGCCGTGGTGGTGACTGGGGCAGCACCGGCGTTCTGCGCCGGCGCGGACCTCAGCGCGCTCGGCGCGGCCAAGGAGGAAGGTCTGCGGCGCATCTACGCCGGCTTCCTGGCCGTGGCCCGGTGCACGCTGCCCACGGTGGCCGCGGTGAACGGCGCGGCCGTGGGCGCTGGGCTCAACCTCGCCCTGGCGGCCGACGTGCGCCTGGCCGGACCCCGCGCCCGCTTCGACGCACGCTTCCTGCAGCTGGGCATCCACCCCGGCGGTGGCATGACCTGGATGCTGCAGCGCGCGGTCGGTCCGGCCACGGCACGCGCCATGGTGCTCTTCGGCGAGATCTGTGACGCCGACGCCGCGGTGGCCAACGGGCTGGCGCTGGCCCGGCACGAGGACGTGGTGGCGGCGGCGGTGCAGCTGTGCGCCGCGCCGGCGGCCGCGCCCCGCGAGCTCGTGCTGGCCACCAAGGCGACGATGCGGGCCACGGGGGTGCCGGGCGCGCTGGACACCGACCTGCACGCCACCGCGCTGGCCGCGGAGCTCGGCCCGCAGGTCTCCTCGATCACGTCCCCGGAATTCACCGCCCGCCTGGCGGCGTTGCAGCAGAAGATCAGCAGCAAATCAGCTAGGCCACAGTGA
- the rfbA gene encoding glucose-1-phosphate thymidylyltransferase RfbA, with the protein MSKQLLPVYDKPMIYYPLSVLMLAGIREVLIISTPHDLPMFRRLLGDGSQWGMDLSYAEQAAPNGLAEAFIIGANHIGSDDVALVLGDNIFYGHGFSGKLREHTAGLDGCVLFGYPVRDPERYGVGEIDADGTLLSIEEKPAKPKSNHAITGLYFYDGDVVDIASGLRPSPRGELEITDVNLHYLAKGKARLVDLGRGFAWLDTGTHDSLLEAGQYVQVIEHRQGIRVACLEEVALRMGFIDADACMALGSALAKSGYGQYVMQVAQSFGATQPA; encoded by the coding sequence GTGAGCAAGCAGCTGCTGCCGGTCTACGACAAGCCGATGATCTACTACCCGCTGTCGGTGCTGATGCTCGCCGGCATCCGCGAGGTGCTGATCATCTCCACCCCGCACGACCTGCCGATGTTCCGGCGACTGCTGGGCGACGGCTCGCAGTGGGGCATGGACCTGTCCTACGCCGAGCAGGCTGCGCCCAACGGGCTGGCCGAGGCCTTCATCATCGGCGCCAACCACATCGGCAGCGACGACGTGGCACTGGTGCTGGGCGACAACATCTTCTACGGCCACGGCTTCTCCGGAAAGCTCCGCGAGCACACCGCGGGCCTGGACGGCTGCGTGCTGTTCGGCTACCCGGTGCGCGACCCCGAGCGCTACGGCGTCGGGGAGATCGACGCGGACGGCACGTTGCTCTCCATCGAGGAGAAGCCGGCGAAGCCCAAGTCCAACCACGCCATCACCGGCCTGTACTTCTACGACGGCGACGTGGTGGACATCGCCAGCGGGCTGCGGCCGTCGCCGCGCGGCGAGCTGGAGATCACCGACGTCAACCTGCACTACCTGGCCAAGGGCAAGGCCCGGCTGGTGGACCTGGGTCGCGGCTTCGCCTGGCTGGACACCGGCACGCACGACTCCCTGCTGGAGGCCGGCCAGTACGTCCAGGTGATCGAGCACCGTCAGGGCATCCGGGTGGCGTGCCTGGAGGAGGTCGCGCTGCGGATGGGCTTCATCGACGCCGACGCGTGCATGGCCCTGGGCAGCGCGCTGGCCAAGTCCGGCTACGGCCAGTACGTCATGCAGGTCGCCCAGTCCTTCGGGGCGACCCAGCCGGCCTAG
- a CDS encoding MaoC family dehydratase N-terminal domain-containing protein, translating into MGRQFGTDEVYEVGREKIREFATAVGATDPAHHDEAAAQALGYQGLVAPPTFPIILTMGAELRLMADPDLGLDFTKVVHREQRFVHHRPVVAGDRLSTTVVVDAIRVVAGNDLVTTRTEVHAEDGSPVVTAYSTVVARGTAAENEE; encoded by the coding sequence GTGGGTCGACAGTTCGGGACCGACGAGGTCTACGAGGTCGGCCGGGAGAAGATCCGCGAGTTCGCGACGGCCGTCGGTGCAACCGACCCGGCCCACCACGACGAGGCAGCAGCACAGGCCCTGGGATACCAGGGCCTTGTTGCGCCTCCGACCTTTCCGATCATCCTCACCATGGGCGCCGAGCTGCGCCTGATGGCTGATCCTGATCTCGGCCTGGACTTCACCAAGGTGGTCCACCGGGAGCAGCGGTTCGTCCACCACCGTCCCGTCGTGGCCGGCGACCGGCTGTCCACCACCGTCGTCGTGGACGCCATCCGGGTGGTGGCGGGCAACGACCTGGTCACCACCCGTACCGAGGTGCACGCCGAGGACGGCTCACCCGTGGTCACCGCCTACTCCACCGTCGTCGCTCGCGGCACTGCCGCAGAGAACGAGGAGTAG
- a CDS encoding MaoC/PaaZ C-terminal domain-containing protein has protein sequence MPVRTFDQVSVGDELPTLQVPLTRADLVRYAGASGDFNPIHWNPAVATAVGLPDVIAHGMLTMALGARVLTAWTGDPGSVLDYSVTFTRPVVVPADEAVVVQISGVVKKLDPDARTATVAVSVAVQGQRVFGRSIALLRLA, from the coding sequence GTGCCCGTGCGCACCTTCGACCAGGTCTCCGTCGGCGACGAGCTGCCGACGCTGCAGGTGCCGCTCACCCGCGCCGACCTGGTGCGCTACGCCGGGGCCTCCGGCGACTTCAACCCGATCCACTGGAACCCCGCCGTCGCCACGGCCGTCGGCCTTCCTGACGTGATCGCCCACGGCATGCTCACCATGGCGCTGGGCGCCCGGGTGCTCACTGCCTGGACGGGTGACCCCGGCTCCGTGCTCGACTACTCCGTCACCTTCACCCGCCCGGTCGTGGTCCCTGCCGACGAGGCCGTGGTCGTCCAGATCTCCGGTGTGGTCAAGAAGCTGGACCCCGATGCCCGCACCGCCACCGTCGCAGTCTCGGTCGCCGTGCAGGGCCAGCGGGTGTTCGGCCGCTCCATCGCGCTGCTGCGCCTGGCCTGA
- the rpmG gene encoding 50S ribosomal protein L33 has protein sequence MAATDVRPKITLACEDCKHRNYITRKNRRNDPDRMEMKKFCSNCGTHKTHRETR, from the coding sequence GTGGCCGCCACTGACGTCCGCCCGAAGATCACGCTGGCCTGCGAGGACTGCAAGCACCGCAACTACATCACCCGCAAGAACCGTCGGAACGACCCCGACCGCATGGAGATGAAGAAGTTCTGCTCCAACTGCGGCACCCACAAGACCCACCGCGAGACCCGCTGA
- a CDS encoding 2-oxoacid:acceptor oxidoreductase subunit alpha, which produces MTTDISTDTGLPRETREIDRVVIRFAGDSGDGMQLAGDRFTSEAAAFGNDLATQPNFPAEIRAPRGTLAGVSSFQIHFADYDILTAGDRPDVLVAMNPAALKANIGDLPRGGTLIVNTDEFSKRNLTTAGYAANPLETDELHDFVVHPVAMATLTRGAVESTGLSKKDAERAKNMFALGLLSWMYHRPVEGTEAFLREKFAKIPAVAEANVLAYKAGWNYGETTEAFATTYKVAAASLPKGTYRQVTGNTALAYGLVAAGKRSGLPVFLGSYPITPASDILHELSKHKNFDVTTLQAEDEIAGVGAALGAAFGGALGVTTTSGPGLALKSETIGLAVMTELPMLIIDVQRGGPSTGLPTKTEQADLLQAMYGRNGESPVPIVAPQSPSDCFAAALEAARIAITYRTPVLLLSDGAIANGSEPWAVPEVDDLPRIDPAFAEAPAGGDAAAGVGLGKSEFAPYERDPETLARPWAIPGTAGLEHRIGGLEKSNGPGAISYDPANHSLMVRLRQAKIDGITVPDVIVDDPSGAATTLVLGWGSSYGPIGAAARRVRKLGTPIAQAHLRHLNPLPANLGEVLRRYERVVVPEMNLGQLSMMLRARYLVDIQPVTKVAGLAFLAEELQDVLLEAEAGTLAASEAAKNTDARAAAATTGEVSA; this is translated from the coding sequence ATGACTACCGATATCTCGACCGACACCGGTCTGCCCCGTGAGACCCGCGAGATCGACCGCGTGGTCATCCGATTCGCCGGTGACTCCGGTGACGGCATGCAGCTGGCAGGCGACCGGTTCACCTCCGAGGCGGCAGCGTTCGGCAACGACCTGGCCACCCAGCCCAACTTCCCGGCCGAGATCCGGGCCCCCCGCGGCACCCTGGCGGGAGTCTCGAGCTTCCAGATCCACTTCGCCGACTACGACATCCTCACCGCCGGCGACCGCCCCGACGTCCTGGTGGCGATGAACCCCGCCGCGCTCAAGGCCAACATCGGCGACCTCCCCCGCGGCGGCACGCTGATCGTCAACACCGACGAGTTCAGCAAGCGCAACCTCACCACGGCCGGCTACGCGGCCAACCCGCTGGAGACCGACGAGCTCCACGACTTCGTGGTGCACCCGGTGGCCATGGCCACGCTGACCCGCGGCGCGGTGGAGTCGACCGGGCTGTCCAAGAAGGACGCCGAGCGCGCGAAGAACATGTTCGCCCTCGGGCTGCTGTCCTGGATGTACCACCGCCCGGTGGAGGGCACCGAGGCGTTCCTGCGGGAGAAGTTCGCCAAGATCCCCGCGGTGGCCGAGGCCAACGTGCTCGCCTACAAGGCCGGCTGGAACTACGGCGAGACCACGGAGGCCTTCGCCACCACCTACAAGGTGGCTGCCGCCTCGCTGCCCAAGGGGACCTACCGCCAGGTCACCGGCAACACCGCGCTGGCCTACGGCCTGGTCGCTGCCGGCAAGCGCTCCGGCCTACCGGTGTTCCTGGGCTCCTACCCCATCACCCCGGCGTCGGACATCCTGCACGAGCTGAGCAAGCACAAGAACTTCGACGTGACCACGCTGCAGGCCGAGGACGAGATCGCCGGCGTCGGCGCGGCGCTGGGTGCGGCCTTCGGTGGCGCGCTCGGGGTGACCACCACGTCCGGCCCCGGCCTGGCGCTCAAGAGCGAGACCATCGGCCTGGCCGTGATGACCGAGCTGCCGATGCTCATCATCGACGTCCAGCGCGGAGGCCCCTCCACGGGTCTGCCCACCAAGACCGAGCAGGCCGACCTGCTGCAGGCGATGTACGGCCGCAACGGTGAGTCGCCGGTGCCGATCGTGGCACCGCAGTCCCCCTCGGACTGCTTCGCCGCCGCCCTGGAGGCCGCGCGGATCGCGATCACCTACCGCACCCCCGTGCTGCTGCTCTCCGACGGCGCGATCGCCAACGGCTCCGAGCCGTGGGCGGTGCCCGAGGTGGACGACCTGCCCCGCATCGACCCCGCGTTCGCCGAGGCCCCCGCCGGTGGCGACGCCGCAGCCGGCGTGGGCCTGGGCAAGTCCGAGTTCGCTCCCTACGAGCGCGACCCAGAGACGCTCGCCCGCCCGTGGGCCATCCCCGGCACCGCGGGCCTGGAGCACCGCATCGGCGGCCTGGAGAAGTCCAACGGCCCCGGCGCCATCTCCTACGACCCGGCCAACCACTCGCTGATGGTCCGGCTGCGCCAGGCCAAGATCGACGGCATCACCGTGCCCGACGTCATCGTGGACGACCCCAGCGGCGCGGCCACGACGCTGGTGCTCGGCTGGGGCAGCTCCTACGGCCCCATCGGTGCCGCTGCCCGCCGGGTGCGCAAGCTCGGCACCCCCATCGCCCAGGCGCACCTGCGCCACCTCAACCCGCTGCCGGCGAACCTCGGTGAGGTGCTCCGCCGCTACGAGCGGGTGGTTGTTCCCGAGATGAACCTCGGGCAGCTGTCCATGATGCTGCGTGCGCGCTACCTCGTGGACATCCAGCCCGTCACCAAGGTGGCCGGGCTGGCCTTCCTGGCCGAGGAGCTGCAGGACGTGCTCCTGGAGGCCGAGGCCGGGACCCTGGCGGCGTCGGAGGCCGCCAAGAACACGGACGCGCGCGCCGCTGCCGCAACCACTGGAGAGGTTTCCGCATGA
- a CDS encoding YajQ family cyclic di-GMP-binding protein — protein sequence MADASFDVVSKVDRQEVDNALNQAAKELSQRFDFRNTGAGIEWAGDEAITITASTEDRVNAALEVFIEKLVRRGISMKAFDAGEPTASGKTFKITGKLVEGIDNEHAKKITKAIRDSGLKNVQARIQGDELRVSGKKRDDLQAVIALLKDGDFGVALQFVNYR from the coding sequence ATGGCCGATGCGTCCTTCGACGTGGTGAGCAAGGTCGACCGCCAGGAGGTGGACAACGCGCTGAACCAGGCGGCCAAGGAGCTGTCCCAGCGCTTCGACTTCCGCAACACCGGCGCCGGCATCGAGTGGGCCGGCGACGAGGCCATCACCATCACCGCGAGCACCGAGGACCGGGTCAACGCCGCCCTGGAGGTGTTCATCGAGAAGCTGGTGCGTCGCGGCATCTCCATGAAGGCCTTCGACGCCGGCGAGCCCACCGCGTCGGGCAAGACCTTCAAGATCACCGGCAAGCTGGTCGAGGGCATCGACAACGAGCACGCCAAGAAGATCACCAAGGCCATTCGCGACTCCGGCCTGAAGAACGTGCAGGCGCGCATCCAGGGTGACGAGCTGCGGGTGAGCGGCAAGAAGCGCGACGACCTGCAGGCCGTCATCGCGCTGCTCAAGGACGGAGACTTCGGCGTCGCCCTGCAGTTCGTGAACTACCGATGA
- a CDS encoding 2-oxoacid:ferredoxin oxidoreductase subunit beta, producing MTATVGNDLGLTALAGIPTTDTPQKAKDFTSGSEVRWCPGCGDYAILATIRGFLPELGLKRENIVFVSGIGCSSRFPYYLETYGMHSIHGRAPAIATGLSVSRPDLSVWVVTGDGDALSIGGNHLIHTLRRNVNLKILLFNNRIYGLTKGQYSPTSEVGKVTKSTPMGSLDNPFNPLSLALGAEATFVARAMDSDRKGLAEVLRQAAEHRGTAFIEIFQDCPIFNDGSFDVLRKGEEAPHRLIPLSHGEPIIFGPDGEHCVVRDGFSLKVVDTNSVAASEIVVHDATTDNPEYHFALSRLSDQDLNHTVTGVFRRVTKPTYDDSVREQVQTAKDARPGGDEALQGLLSGKDTWTVA from the coding sequence ATGACCGCCACTGTCGGCAATGACCTGGGACTGACCGCTCTCGCGGGCATCCCGACCACGGACACCCCGCAGAAGGCCAAGGACTTCACCTCCGGCTCCGAGGTCCGCTGGTGCCCCGGGTGTGGCGACTACGCCATCCTGGCCACCATCCGCGGCTTCCTGCCCGAGCTGGGCCTCAAGCGCGAGAACATCGTGTTCGTCTCCGGCATCGGCTGCTCCTCACGGTTCCCGTACTACCTCGAGACCTACGGGATGCACTCCATCCACGGCCGCGCCCCGGCCATCGCCACCGGCCTGTCGGTGTCGCGGCCGGACCTGTCGGTGTGGGTGGTCACCGGTGACGGCGACGCGCTGTCCATCGGCGGCAACCACCTGATCCACACCCTGCGCCGCAACGTGAACCTGAAGATCCTGCTGTTCAACAACCGGATCTACGGCCTCACCAAGGGGCAGTACTCCCCCACCTCCGAGGTCGGCAAGGTCACCAAGTCCACCCCGATGGGCTCGCTGGACAACCCGTTCAACCCGCTGTCGCTGGCGCTGGGCGCCGAGGCCACCTTCGTGGCCCGGGCGATGGACTCCGACCGCAAGGGCCTCGCCGAGGTGCTGCGCCAGGCCGCCGAGCACCGGGGCACCGCGTTCATCGAGATCTTCCAGGACTGCCCGATCTTCAACGACGGCTCCTTCGACGTCCTGCGCAAGGGCGAGGAGGCGCCGCACCGGCTGATCCCGCTCAGCCACGGCGAGCCGATCATCTTCGGCCCGGACGGCGAGCACTGCGTCGTCCGCGACGGGTTCAGCCTGAAGGTGGTGGACACCAACAGCGTGGCCGCGTCGGAGATCGTGGTGCACGACGCCACCACCGACAACCCCGAGTACCACTTCGCGCTGAGCCGACTGTCCGACCAGGACCTGAACCACACGGTCACGGGTGTCTTCCGGCGGGTCACCAAGCCCACCTACGACGACTCGGTCCGCGAGCAGGTGCAGACGGCCAAGGACGCCCGGCCCGGCGGCGACGAGGCCCTGCAGGGCCTGCTGTCCGGCAAGGACACCTGGACCGTGGCCTAG
- a CDS encoding NADH-quinone oxidoreductase subunit C, with protein MSVGDAGLARALVQALGVGEVTESFDQHTAQVPLPEWVRAATVARDELGCSMFDHLAVHDAGGPGGSGASWEVTAHVVVPAGCRGLLVRTTVAVDGELPSITGVWAGAAWHEREAAEMAGLEVTGHPDLRPLLLAPGAGLHPLRKDTVLASRGVRPWPGRMEPGEGAAPTSAGRRRASAPGVPGQQWEQPGEEQQ; from the coding sequence GTGAGCGTCGGTGACGCCGGGCTGGCGCGCGCCCTGGTGCAGGCGCTGGGCGTCGGCGAGGTGACCGAGTCCTTCGACCAGCACACCGCGCAGGTGCCGCTGCCGGAGTGGGTGCGGGCCGCCACCGTCGCCCGCGACGAGCTGGGCTGCAGCATGTTCGACCACCTCGCCGTGCACGACGCCGGCGGGCCCGGCGGCAGCGGTGCGAGCTGGGAGGTGACCGCGCACGTGGTGGTGCCGGCCGGGTGCCGCGGGCTGCTGGTGCGCACCACGGTGGCCGTCGACGGTGAGCTGCCCAGCATCACCGGCGTGTGGGCCGGCGCGGCGTGGCACGAGCGGGAGGCCGCGGAGATGGCCGGCCTGGAGGTCACCGGGCACCCGGACCTGCGACCGCTGCTGCTGGCCCCCGGCGCCGGCCTGCACCCGCTGCGCAAGGACACCGTGCTCGCCTCGCGCGGAGTGCGGCCGTGGCCGGGCCGGATGGAGCCGGGGGAGGGTGCCGCGCCCACGTCGGCCGGCCGCCGTCGGGCCAGCGCCCCTGGTGTGCCGGGGCAGCAGTGGGAGCAGCCCGGGGAGGAGCAGCAGTGA
- a CDS encoding 4Fe-4S binding protein — protein MTVPDRARGVIALLAENCTSCMICARECPDWCIHIESSTEQPDRDAAGRSRARARPVLERFAIDYGQCMYCGICVDACPFDALHWSPAHDYPGVDPAGSAAVVELVAERDVLAELVAQVPPPGN, from the coding sequence GTGACCGTGCCCGATCGTGCCCGCGGGGTCATCGCGCTGCTGGCGGAGAACTGCACCAGCTGCATGATCTGCGCCCGCGAGTGCCCCGACTGGTGCATCCACATCGAGTCCAGCACCGAGCAGCCCGACCGCGACGCCGCCGGCCGCTCCCGGGCGCGGGCCCGGCCGGTGCTGGAACGCTTCGCCATCGACTACGGGCAGTGCATGTACTGCGGCATCTGCGTGGACGCGTGCCCGTTCGACGCGCTGCACTGGTCGCCGGCGCACGACTATCCCGGCGTCGACCCCGCGGGCAGCGCCGCCGTGGTGGAGCTGGTGGCCGAGCGCGACGTGCTGGCCGAGCTGGTGGCGCAGGTGCCCCCACCAGGGAACTGA
- the secE gene encoding preprotein translocase subunit SecE — translation MSDDRDDVTPEPVEGSETGDTAAAGDSHTDPDAAAGLGSEDDSDDVSTAAARPAGKRRSPAARSTRKPATAGARKPDAERAGTKGRPTPAASKQTKTSSGNPATRVIRYLREVVAELRKVIWPTRNQLITYTTVVLVFVAFMVALTYLLDLAFAKAVLTVFG, via the coding sequence GTGAGCGACGATCGCGACGACGTCACACCCGAGCCGGTAGAAGGCTCGGAGACAGGTGACACCGCCGCAGCAGGTGACTCGCACACCGATCCCGACGCTGCGGCCGGGCTGGGCTCGGAGGACGACTCCGACGACGTGAGCACGGCGGCCGCACGGCCGGCAGGCAAGCGTCGCAGCCCGGCAGCCCGGTCCACCCGCAAGCCCGCCACCGCTGGGGCCCGCAAGCCCGACGCTGAGCGGGCCGGCACCAAGGGTCGACCCACCCCGGCGGCGAGCAAGCAGACGAAGACGAGCAGCGGCAACCCCGCCACTCGGGTGATCCGCTACCTCCGCGAGGTCGTGGCGGAGCTCCGCAAGGTGATCTGGCCGACCCGCAACCAGCTCATCACCTACACGACCGTCGTCCTGGTGTTCGTCGCCTTCATGGTGGCCCTCACCTACCTGCTGGACCTGGCGTTCGCCAAGGCCGTGCTGACGGTGTTCGGCTGA
- the nusG gene encoding transcription termination/antitermination protein NusG gives MADQPEAGLPDSVETSESEAPESVAAADALVAEATAQPEATDEAPVQDTDLAVAEGDAAAGAPEEDAAVADVVEEEVDPVEEMRAALRRAPGDWYVVHSYAGYENKVKTNLETRVQTLDVEDYIFQVEVPTEEVTEIKNGQRKQVSRKVLPGYILVRMELNDESWGAVRNTPGVTGFVGATSRPSPLTINEVIKFLLPAQDRKKTAETGKTGGADEATKPAIEVDFEIGESVTVMDGPFATLPATISEVNAEQQKLKVLVSIFGRETPVELSFTQVSKI, from the coding sequence ATGGCTGACCAGCCCGAGGCCGGCTTGCCCGACTCTGTCGAGACCTCGGAGTCCGAGGCTCCGGAGTCGGTAGCGGCTGCCGACGCGCTCGTGGCCGAGGCCACGGCGCAGCCCGAGGCGACCGACGAGGCCCCCGTGCAGGACACCGACCTCGCTGTCGCCGAGGGCGACGCCGCTGCTGGCGCGCCCGAGGAGGACGCTGCCGTCGCCGACGTCGTCGAGGAAGAGGTCGACCCGGTCGAGGAGATGCGCGCCGCCCTGCGCCGCGCTCCCGGCGACTGGTACGTCGTGCACTCCTACGCCGGCTACGAGAACAAGGTGAAGACCAACCTCGAGACCCGGGTGCAGACCCTGGACGTGGAGGACTACATCTTCCAGGTCGAGGTGCCCACCGAAGAGGTCACCGAGATCAAGAACGGCCAGCGCAAGCAGGTCAGCCGCAAGGTGCTGCCCGGCTACATCTTGGTTCGGATGGAGCTCAACGACGAGTCGTGGGGCGCGGTGCGCAACACCCCGGGCGTCACCGGCTTCGTCGGGGCGACCTCGCGGCCGTCCCCGCTGACCATCAACGAGGTCATCAAGTTCCTCCTGCCCGCCCAGGACCGCAAGAAGACCGCGGAGACCGGCAAGACCGGGGGGGCGGACGAGGCGACCAAGCCGGCGATCGAGGTGGACTTCGAGATCGGCGAGTCCGTCACCGTGATGGACGGCCCGTTCGCGACGCTGCCTGCCACGATCAGCGAGGTCAACGCCGAGCAGCAGAAGCTGAAGGTGCTGGTCTCGATCTTCGGGCGCGAGACCCCGGTCGAGCTGTCGTTCACCCAGGTTTCCAAGATCTGA
- a CDS encoding acetyl-CoA C-acetyltransferase has protein sequence MNEAYIVDAVRTPVGKRGGAFAATHPADLGAYALNALVERSGIDPGAVEDVIFGCVDTIGPQAGDIARTAWLAAGLPDHVPGTTIDRQCGSSQQAVHFAAQAVMSNTADVIVAGGVQNMSAIPISAAMYAGEAYGFGDPFSGSTGWQKRYGSQEVSQFRSAEMIAEKWGLTREQMEEFSVGSHEKALRAQAEGRFDREIVAAGEATADQGPRQPNWEKIRSLPTLVQDGRLTAALASQTSDASAALLITNERGLKTHGLTPRARIHHMSVRGADPVWMLTAPIPATAHAMEKSGMKLDDIDLVEINEAFASVVMAWGQETGYDMAKVNVNGGAIALGHPLGATGARLMTTMLHELERTGGRYGMQTMCEGGGQANVTIIERLG, from the coding sequence ATCAACGAGGCGTACATCGTCGACGCGGTACGCACCCCAGTGGGCAAGCGCGGCGGCGCCTTTGCCGCCACGCACCCCGCTGACCTGGGGGCCTACGCCCTCAACGCCCTGGTCGAGCGCAGCGGAATCGACCCGGGCGCCGTCGAGGACGTCATCTTCGGCTGCGTGGACACCATCGGTCCGCAGGCCGGTGACATCGCCCGCACCGCATGGCTGGCCGCCGGACTGCCGGACCACGTGCCGGGCACCACCATCGACCGGCAGTGTGGATCGTCACAACAGGCGGTGCACTTCGCGGCACAGGCAGTGATGAGCAACACCGCGGACGTCATCGTCGCCGGCGGTGTGCAGAACATGAGCGCGATCCCGATCTCCGCAGCGATGTACGCCGGCGAGGCCTACGGCTTCGGTGACCCGTTCTCCGGCTCCACCGGCTGGCAGAAGCGCTACGGCAGCCAGGAGGTCTCGCAGTTCCGCTCCGCGGAGATGATCGCCGAGAAGTGGGGCCTCACCCGCGAGCAGATGGAGGAGTTCTCCGTCGGCTCGCACGAGAAGGCGCTGCGCGCGCAGGCCGAGGGCCGCTTCGACCGCGAGATCGTCGCCGCCGGCGAGGCCACCGCCGACCAGGGCCCCCGCCAGCCCAACTGGGAGAAGATCCGCTCGCTGCCCACCCTGGTGCAGGACGGGCGGCTGACCGCGGCGCTGGCCAGCCAGACCTCCGACGCCTCGGCCGCCCTGCTCATCACCAACGAGCGGGGCCTGAAGACCCACGGGCTCACCCCGAGGGCCCGGATCCACCACATGTCGGTGCGCGGCGCCGACCCGGTGTGGATGCTGACCGCACCGATCCCCGCCACCGCACACGCGATGGAGAAGTCGGGCATGAAGCTCGACGACATCGACCTGGTGGAGATCAACGAGGCCTTCGCGTCGGTGGTGATGGCCTGGGGCCAGGAGACCGGCTACGACATGGCCAAGGTGAACGTCAACGGCGGCGCCATCGCCCTGGGGCACCCGCTGGGGGCCACCGGCGCCCGGCTGATGACCACGATGCTGCACGAGCTGGAGCGCACCGGTGGGCGCTACGGCATGCAGACGATGTGTGAGGGCGGCGGCCAGGCCAACGTCACCATCATCGAGCGGCTGGGCTGA